From a single Methylacidiphilum kamchatkense Kam1 genomic region:
- a CDS encoding ABC transporter permease, whose protein sequence is MGLLKIFVHHSFRYFISHPYLFLLNVFCIALGVANFVAIQLINHSALESFKASIDLVAGKANLEIVAESYPFDEKILTDILKKPYVEVATPILEQVSMLDKYPGEYLDVVGVDFLTDQPIRNFELASGVNKKEDILDFLKDSRAVGINKKLGQRLGIKLGDTIQLRTPEGIVSLKVHSFLEMESGAIGSDEHLAVMDIANAQEMFHMPNKLTRISCLVRSQSNRMEIARALQEELPSSVMVQTPEKRTLKVEKMLGSFQLNLTALSLISLFVGMFIIYNTVLVGVVRRRSEIALLRCLGVGPKAIILACLGESMLIGLIGIVIGIPAGYILSTKLIGWVSSSLTSLYLLSSIEHIFISPIQFVLAVGMGLLAVGVASLFPSMEASKIAPSQAFSVATLEEKVHRFGFFWFLGVGLCLLLACLFSYFSFKENLSVLSFGAALFTILSFAFLSPLICQLIVRLSQPKHILLKLIVSHFSRSLHRNVLTVAALLTALAMVISVSIMIKSFRYTVDGWLKQSVRADLFVTTAANLVSGIHQSLSKDAEALIEKDNRIETVDRYYEFRSEFRNSPIKISSISFPVAAEKNNLEFRRGNPKELFRQAAGSNRIFINESLSRKFGLKEGDVITLKTGLGMINFEIFGVFKDFTTEFGLVLLDRQTLIRFWNINSSNSLALYLKNPKEAQELKKDLDKKLQAVGDYIVYSNEQLRTEIFRIFDQTFSITNLLKITSLLVSAAGIFFNLLILSSERSREIAVMRSIGASKSTVFTLVIGESGLVGLIASFLGVMAGFALAVVLTYVINRAFFGWTIDWSTPWDIIFWLPFAVLIIAIMASVLPAYQLSKDNIAKNLRME, encoded by the coding sequence ATGGGTTTATTGAAGATTTTTGTTCATCATAGCTTTCGGTATTTCATAAGCCATCCCTATCTCTTCTTATTGAACGTATTTTGTATTGCTTTGGGGGTAGCAAATTTCGTAGCCATTCAGTTGATCAACCACTCGGCATTGGAATCATTCAAGGCCTCGATAGATCTCGTTGCGGGTAAAGCCAACCTAGAAATTGTCGCTGAGAGTTATCCTTTTGATGAGAAGATCTTAACTGATATTCTGAAAAAACCATATGTCGAGGTAGCTACCCCCATTCTCGAACAGGTGTCCATGTTGGATAAATATCCTGGAGAATATCTTGATGTGGTAGGAGTGGATTTTCTCACTGATCAACCTATTAGGAATTTTGAGTTGGCATCGGGTGTAAACAAAAAAGAGGACATTCTCGATTTTTTGAAAGATTCTAGAGCTGTAGGGATAAACAAAAAGTTGGGGCAAAGACTTGGTATAAAGCTAGGGGATACCATACAACTTCGGACTCCCGAAGGGATTGTGAGTTTAAAAGTGCATTCATTTTTGGAGATGGAATCTGGGGCGATCGGCTCTGACGAACATCTTGCGGTGATGGACATTGCTAATGCCCAGGAAATGTTCCATATGCCTAACAAATTGACACGAATCAGCTGTCTAGTCAGATCTCAAAGCAATCGTATGGAGATCGCCCGAGCTCTTCAAGAGGAGCTCCCCTCCTCGGTGATGGTACAAACTCCCGAGAAAAGAACCTTAAAGGTTGAAAAAATGCTTGGATCTTTCCAGCTTAATTTAACGGCTCTTTCCTTAATTTCCTTATTTGTTGGAATGTTTATAATATACAATACTGTACTTGTAGGGGTCGTCAGGAGAAGGTCTGAAATTGCCTTATTACGATGCCTTGGTGTTGGACCAAAAGCAATCATCCTCGCTTGCCTTGGAGAATCAATGTTAATAGGGCTGATTGGTATAGTTATTGGTATTCCAGCTGGCTATATCCTTTCCACTAAGCTTATTGGCTGGGTCTCTTCCAGTCTTACTTCTCTTTATCTTTTATCTAGTATAGAACATATCTTTATTTCTCCCATCCAGTTTGTTCTTGCAGTAGGAATGGGTCTATTAGCTGTAGGAGTCGCTTCCCTTTTCCCTTCAATGGAAGCATCTAAAATCGCACCTTCTCAAGCCTTTTCTGTAGCCACTTTGGAAGAAAAGGTACATAGATTTGGATTCTTTTGGTTCCTTGGTGTTGGCCTCTGCCTGTTGCTTGCGTGTCTCTTCTCTTATTTTAGTTTTAAAGAAAACCTTTCGGTTCTTAGTTTTGGAGCTGCACTATTTACCATTCTTTCTTTTGCTTTCCTCTCTCCTTTGATTTGCCAACTCATCGTTCGGTTGTCGCAACCTAAGCATATTCTCTTGAAGCTGATCGTGTCACATTTTAGTAGATCTTTGCATCGAAATGTCTTGACCGTTGCTGCTCTTCTTACTGCTCTTGCGATGGTCATCAGCGTTTCCATTATGATAAAGAGCTTTCGTTACACAGTTGATGGATGGTTAAAACAAAGCGTCAGAGCTGATTTGTTTGTTACGACTGCAGCGAATCTGGTCAGTGGTATCCATCAATCCCTTTCAAAGGACGCGGAAGCACTGATCGAAAAAGATAACCGAATAGAAACCGTAGACCGTTATTATGAGTTTAGATCAGAATTTAGAAATTCTCCTATAAAAATTTCCTCGATTTCATTTCCTGTGGCTGCAGAAAAAAACAATCTTGAGTTTAGAAGAGGAAACCCTAAAGAACTTTTTAGACAAGCAGCTGGATCCAATCGAATATTCATCAATGAAAGTTTATCGAGAAAATTTGGTCTTAAAGAAGGAGATGTGATAACTCTTAAGACGGGTTTAGGAATGATCAACTTTGAAATTTTTGGGGTTTTTAAGGATTTTACGACCGAATTTGGCCTTGTGCTGCTCGATCGACAAACTTTAATTAGATTTTGGAATATCAATAGTAGCAATAGCTTAGCTTTGTATTTGAAAAATCCAAAGGAAGCACAAGAACTGAAAAAAGACTTAGATAAAAAGCTTCAAGCAGTTGGAGATTACATCGTGTATTCTAATGAGCAACTAAGAACGGAAATATTTCGGATATTCGACCAAACTTTTTCTATCACCAATCTGCTAAAGATTACCAGCTTGCTAGTCTCGGCGGCGGGAATATTTTTTAATTTATTAATTCTTTCTTCCGAAAGAAGTCGAGAAATAGCCGTCATGCGTTCGATTGGTGCTTCTAAATCGACGGTTTTTACATTGGTAATAGGTGAATCTGGCCTTGTGGGCCTTATTGCTTCTTTCCTTGGGGTTATGGCTGGATTTGCCTTAGCCGTTGTGTTGACTTATGTGATTAATAGGGCATTTTTTGGTTGGACCATCGACTGGTCAACTCCTTGGGACATTATCTTCTGGCTACCTTTTGCCGTTCTTATTATTGCTATCATGGCTTCTGTTCTGCCTGCCTATCAGTTATCTAAGGACAACATTGCAAAAAATCTAAGGATGGAATAA
- a CDS encoding ABC transporter ATP-binding protein, producing the protein MNNPIISVQDVSKSYWNGEVQTVALRKANLEIYPGQSIALVGPSGCGKSTLLHLIAGIDTPTQGEIYVDGYPFHLLKEEKLAKLRGSIIGIVFQFFNLLPTLTALDNVMLPALLQGVYPSEASSRAKELLEQVGLSHRSHHYPHQLSGGEMQRVALARALVMKPKIVLADEPTGNLDSEASQKVLYLLRKFVEEYQLTLFMVTHSLEVAKATDRILQMKDGYLIS; encoded by the coding sequence ATGAACAACCCTATCATAAGCGTTCAGGATGTATCCAAAAGTTATTGGAACGGAGAAGTACAAACCGTGGCTTTGAGGAAAGCAAATCTAGAAATTTATCCTGGACAATCTATCGCTCTTGTTGGGCCTAGCGGCTGTGGCAAGAGCACTTTACTACACTTAATTGCCGGAATTGATACCCCAACCCAAGGGGAAATTTATGTTGATGGCTATCCCTTTCATTTGTTAAAGGAAGAAAAATTGGCCAAGTTACGTGGCAGTATTATTGGCATTGTATTCCAATTCTTTAATCTGCTTCCTACTCTTACTGCCCTTGATAATGTGATGCTTCCTGCCCTCTTGCAGGGAGTCTATCCTTCGGAAGCCTCCTCTAGGGCTAAAGAGCTATTGGAACAAGTAGGGCTTTCTCATAGATCCCATCATTACCCTCATCAGCTCTCTGGTGGAGAGATGCAACGAGTTGCTTTGGCTAGGGCTTTGGTTATGAAACCAAAAATTGTATTGGCTGATGAACCTACAGGTAATTTAGATTCAGAAGCGAGCCAGAAAGTCTTATATCTTCTTAGAAAATTCGTAGAAGAATATCAGCTGACTCTATTTATGGTTACCCATAGTCTGGAAGTGGCAAAAGCCACTGACAGAATCTTGCAGATGAAAGACGGCTATCTTATCTCTTAA
- a CDS encoding CHASE2 domain-containing protein, with amino-acid sequence MAVLNRVPVEIEKRLLLASILGFFWGSAIGTFCWVGLFNAIEEKVVHLQEYLPTPTKDTQFVLVEIDRIPVDRPWPWPRLEYSLFLRSLIPQMPQSVVLDILFTDRGPRLDSFDETFRSLISRLNRVCFAGAALKTESLAPQQFLFEKFLVRGDPSLLPKYGSAFWPSTDLTVGNPVGINNLGVGTKRKIRSVPLFFQLKDNLVPSLTLVAAASYMQASIENSEARLNKAFLLRNSTGNILRRIPLDSEGRMQLRFKRFPSGIIRIKYDDFLLYTDEMARGIKPAFDLNLLHGKQVWLGVTDPAVINWVETDMGKMSPVEIKLEAARQIVQGDFLRRTPKGVAFVFLFLFSVLAPRLFVRFSFLKAFGWFLVLFGTVVGTSVAGFILFNLVFPLASFLFVSLGVILCGLSARFWKFHVIPLKSPHLERVEAALERIEKKFLHDGSKFNQ; translated from the coding sequence ATGGCTGTATTAAATAGAGTTCCTGTCGAAATAGAAAAAAGGCTGTTACTTGCTTCTATTTTAGGTTTTTTCTGGGGTTCTGCCATTGGCACATTTTGTTGGGTAGGGCTCTTCAATGCTATAGAAGAGAAGGTTGTTCATTTACAGGAATATTTGCCTACTCCTACCAAAGACACACAGTTCGTTTTAGTAGAAATTGATAGAATTCCCGTTGATCGGCCTTGGCCATGGCCCCGATTAGAATATTCTCTTTTTTTAAGAAGTTTGATTCCTCAAATGCCTCAAAGTGTGGTTTTGGATATTTTATTTACGGATCGAGGGCCGAGACTGGACAGTTTTGACGAAACATTCCGATCATTAATCAGCAGGTTAAATAGAGTATGTTTTGCAGGGGCTGCCCTTAAAACAGAGTCTTTGGCGCCTCAACAGTTCCTCTTTGAAAAATTTTTGGTTCGTGGAGATCCAAGCCTCTTACCGAAGTATGGATCGGCATTCTGGCCATCGACTGATCTGACTGTAGGCAATCCAGTAGGAATTAATAACCTAGGAGTTGGCACAAAACGCAAAATCAGATCTGTGCCTCTTTTTTTTCAGCTCAAGGACAACTTAGTTCCTTCCCTGACTTTAGTTGCTGCTGCTTCTTACATGCAAGCATCCATAGAAAATTCAGAAGCAAGGTTGAATAAAGCTTTTCTTTTGCGCAACTCCACAGGAAATATTTTAAGAAGAATTCCACTAGATTCAGAGGGACGAATGCAGTTGAGGTTTAAGCGTTTTCCCTCTGGAATCATTCGAATCAAATATGATGATTTTTTGCTCTATACTGATGAAATGGCTCGAGGAATTAAACCGGCTTTTGATCTTAATTTGCTTCATGGAAAGCAAGTATGGCTTGGGGTGACAGATCCTGCTGTTATCAACTGGGTAGAGACGGATATGGGGAAGATGAGTCCTGTGGAAATAAAATTAGAAGCTGCAAGACAGATAGTCCAAGGAGATTTCTTAAGAAGAACGCCTAAAGGAGTGGCCTTTGTGTTCCTTTTTTTATTTTCTGTTTTAGCTCCTAGATTATTTGTACGCTTTTCCTTTCTTAAAGCTTTTGGCTGGTTTTTAGTTTTATTTGGAACTGTTGTTGGCACTTCCGTTGCAGGATTTATACTGTTTAACCTAGTATTCCCTTTAGCTTCTTTTCTTTTTGTGTCTTTAGGGGTTATATTATGTGGACTATCAGCTCGTTTTTGGAAATTCCACGTGATCCCCTTGAAATCTCCTCATTTGGAAAGGGTAGAAGCTGCCTTAGAAAGAATAGAGAAAAAGTTCTTGCATGATGGATCAAAATTTAATCAATGA
- a CDS encoding MotA/TolQ/ExbB proton channel family protein — protein MDAFGDLALSGKAALATMAPGVSGSLLSTVMGLLVAIPALFGYNFIVATIKALTIDLENFGTEVLSEIEKRFVAEDSI, from the coding sequence ATGGACGCGTTCGGAGATCTAGCTCTTTCTGGAAAAGCCGCTTTGGCTACAATGGCTCCTGGGGTTTCAGGCTCTCTATTGTCCACTGTCATGGGACTTTTAGTTGCTATCCCTGCGCTTTTCGGATATAACTTCATTGTCGCTACTATTAAAGCTCTGACTATCGATTTGGAAAATTTCGGAACAGAAGTCTTAAGTGAAATAGAAAAAAGATTTGTGGCGGAGGACTCCATCTGA
- a CDS encoding ExbD/TolR family protein: MKKFSSKWRYTGFSELNVTPMLDFAFTLMIIFLITTPLLEQNLEISLPSLNSKKESSFSNSPLVLEINKNGKIVCDNIPVDKDTLEKILLDRIQKDPELTVSLKMDKDLKYEEFLPFVEILEKAGIKRIGLVHNVDEKQTIRK, from the coding sequence ATGAAAAAATTCTCAAGCAAATGGCGCTATACTGGATTTTCAGAACTGAATGTTACCCCTATGCTTGATTTTGCTTTTACCTTAATGATTATCTTTCTCATTACTACTCCGTTACTCGAACAAAATCTCGAGATTTCTCTACCATCTCTCAACTCCAAAAAAGAATCCTCTTTTTCTAATAGTCCCCTAGTTTTAGAAATAAACAAAAATGGGAAAATAGTTTGTGATAACATCCCAGTGGATAAGGATACTCTAGAGAAGATACTTTTGGACAGAATACAAAAAGATCCTGAGTTAACGGTATCTCTTAAAATGGACAAGGATCTAAAGTATGAAGAATTTTTGCCTTTTGTAGAAATACTTGAAAAAGCTGGAATAAAAAGGATAGGCCTTGTTCACAATGTCGATGAAAAGCAAACAATCCGAAAGTAG
- a CDS encoding energy transducer TonB has protein sequence MTKKVEKTNASSLKIADESHSKFSSNRNTIKSSQRKHSIADKELKRSDSLPQPKHTVVPDLTEVTRKIPIHPNTSPLEEKENKNQNLSNNESATTSTESGDYEQYYLLIREKLYSLWDQPVELLGLGLSATIEMTVESNGKVRQFKLVQSSGNEKFDQSALEAVKKLESIGEPRPSTIPEVITVKFQMAE, from the coding sequence ATGACTAAAAAAGTAGAAAAAACCAACGCTTCTTCTTTGAAAATCGCAGATGAGAGTCATTCCAAATTTTCCTCTAACAGAAACACTATCAAAAGTTCTCAACGGAAGCATTCCATTGCCGACAAAGAATTAAAAAGATCCGATTCTTTGCCTCAACCGAAGCATACGGTTGTTCCCGATCTGACCGAAGTCACTAGAAAAATCCCAATCCATCCCAACACTAGTCCACTAGAAGAAAAAGAAAATAAAAACCAGAATTTATCTAATAATGAATCGGCAACGACCAGTACCGAATCAGGGGATTATGAACAATATTACTTGCTTATTCGTGAAAAATTATACTCTCTATGGGACCAACCAGTAGAGCTTTTGGGACTTGGACTTTCTGCTACAATTGAAATGACAGTGGAGAGTAATGGGAAGGTTCGACAATTTAAGCTAGTTCAAAGTTCTGGAAACGAAAAATTTGATCAAAGCGCCCTAGAGGCAGTAAAAAAACTCGAAAGCATTGGCGAACCAAGGCCCTCTACTATACCAGAAGTTATCACTGTCAAATTTCAAATGGCAGAATGA
- a CDS encoding DPP IV N-terminal domain-containing protein encodes MTPLLLFFYFFIILFGKLNAQVEVTGGKVKLSLGSFVGKEAEACQKIISKDLLQTMLIDVSATGNERYIISGRISGNVLEGILLDRTKKEELIHKTFAGGDIRQSSHLFSDSILETLTGVKGFATCKIAFISSDTGFKELYLMDMDGAGLQRLTSDKTISAHPRWSHDRTMIAYTSYKSGYPDVYLIKLSKHSRVRFAFFPGVNSGAAFSPDDKYLALTLSKDGNPEIYIMSIEGGTPRQLTRNRATNTSPCWSPDGSQIVYTSDERGSIQLFIIPSEGGTSRRLITGNTYSSEPDWSKDGKKIAFSARIGGQFQIGVYDLNKQEASILTTQGGEDPSWTPNSRHLIYESHGSLYLLDTVSRQTVKIDCELKNCYQPSVSP; translated from the coding sequence ATGACCCCTTTGCTTTTGTTTTTTTATTTTTTTATTATCCTTTTTGGTAAGCTCAATGCGCAGGTTGAAGTAACCGGTGGCAAAGTCAAGCTATCCTTGGGATCATTCGTTGGGAAAGAAGCTGAAGCCTGTCAAAAAATAATCTCAAAAGACCTGCTTCAGACCATGCTTATAGATGTTAGTGCTACGGGTAACGAACGCTATATTATTTCAGGGAGAATTTCTGGAAACGTTCTTGAAGGCATCCTTCTAGATAGAACCAAAAAAGAGGAACTCATTCATAAAACTTTTGCTGGAGGAGATATTAGGCAATCTTCTCATCTATTCTCAGATTCCATTTTAGAAACATTAACCGGTGTGAAAGGGTTTGCTACCTGTAAAATAGCCTTTATATCATCAGATACTGGATTTAAAGAGCTCTACTTGATGGACATGGATGGAGCGGGTCTACAGCGGCTAACTTCTGATAAAACCATTAGCGCTCATCCGCGATGGAGTCACGACCGTACGATGATCGCCTATACTTCCTATAAAAGCGGTTATCCTGATGTCTACTTAATCAAACTTTCTAAGCATTCCAGAGTTCGATTCGCCTTTTTCCCTGGAGTCAATTCCGGCGCTGCCTTCTCCCCAGATGATAAATACTTGGCTTTAACCCTGAGCAAAGATGGCAATCCAGAAATTTATATCATGTCCATAGAGGGAGGTACTCCCAGGCAACTAACTCGGAATAGAGCCACAAACACATCACCCTGCTGGTCCCCAGATGGGAGTCAAATCGTTTATACCTCTGATGAAAGAGGAAGCATTCAGCTTTTTATAATTCCTTCAGAAGGAGGTACCTCAAGAAGACTGATTACAGGCAACACCTACAGTTCAGAGCCAGACTGGTCAAAGGATGGGAAAAAAATTGCTTTTAGTGCAAGAATTGGCGGCCAATTTCAGATTGGAGTTTATGATTTAAACAAACAGGAAGCATCAATTCTTACAACGCAAGGTGGAGAAGATCCTTCATGGACTCCAAATTCACGCCATCTTATTTATGAATCACATGGCTCCTTGTATTTATTAGATACAGTCAGCCGACAAACTGTAAAAATTGATTGTGAACTTAAAAATTGTTATCAGCCATCGGTCTCTCCATAA
- a CDS encoding peptidoglycan-associated lipoprotein: MPLQGLAISNKNHKKFENKPLLSILYVPSGGIMKRLLPFSKYNPFFLFFLFACLLAFSWTGCAKHPKGKEKPTAEEEFLESSPLPSRGAFNPDFDVDYSPFKDQTIYFAFDSSAIPATERGKIEKIAQWMNDHPGDSILLAGHCDERGTEEYNRGLGERRAIAVREYLVGLGVAPERIHTISYGKDRPAAIGHTEADYAKNRRVEIGEIRK; this comes from the coding sequence TTGCCTTTACAAGGTTTAGCGATTAGCAATAAAAATCATAAAAAATTTGAAAATAAGCCCCTTTTATCCATTCTTTATGTTCCCTCAGGCGGTATTATGAAAAGACTTCTCCCTTTTTCTAAATACAATCCTTTTTTTCTTTTTTTCTTGTTTGCCTGTCTTCTTGCTTTTAGTTGGACAGGATGCGCCAAACACCCCAAAGGGAAAGAAAAACCAACAGCAGAAGAAGAATTTCTGGAAAGTTCTCCTTTACCAAGTCGAGGGGCATTCAATCCAGATTTTGACGTTGATTATTCTCCGTTTAAAGACCAAACGATCTATTTTGCCTTCGACAGTTCTGCTATTCCTGCTACCGAAAGAGGAAAAATTGAAAAAATAGCCCAATGGATGAACGATCATCCAGGCGATTCAATTCTTCTTGCTGGACATTGTGATGAAAGAGGAACTGAAGAATATAACCGTGGACTAGGCGAAAGAAGAGCTATTGCCGTTAGAGAATATCTAGTGGGACTAGGGGTGGCTCCGGAAAGAATACATACTATATCCTATGGGAAAGATCGACCTGCAGCCATTGGACACACGGAAGCCGATTATGCCAAAAACCGCCGAGTCGAAATTGGAGAGATTCGCAAATAG